In Aureibaculum algae, the following are encoded in one genomic region:
- a CDS encoding FeoB small GTPase domain-containing protein gives MENKVNSACETCPQFNAKGLKKLGVHTDNIDYVVALAGNPNTGKSTVFNALTGLRQHTGNWPGKTVVRAEGAFEYNDSKFKLVDLPGTYSLLSTSQDEEVARDFILFGKPNVTVIVVDASRLERNLNLVLQILEITDKAVLCLNLMDEAKRNNIKIDERTLSRDLGIPVVPTSARFNEGIPDLIQTISEVASGKIICKPHRIKNVPKKIEDAVEKLSTEIKKQFPTIPNSRWIAFRLLEGDNRIIKALKTGEFA, from the coding sequence ATGGAAAATAAAGTAAATAGTGCATGTGAAACTTGCCCGCAATTTAATGCGAAAGGATTAAAAAAGTTAGGCGTTCATACCGATAATATTGACTATGTAGTCGCTTTAGCGGGTAATCCTAATACAGGAAAAAGTACCGTTTTTAATGCATTAACCGGTTTGCGTCAACATACGGGAAATTGGCCTGGTAAAACGGTGGTTAGGGCTGAAGGTGCTTTTGAGTATAATGACAGTAAATTTAAATTGGTTGATTTACCAGGAACCTATTCGCTGCTATCTACATCGCAAGATGAGGAGGTGGCACGAGATTTTATTCTTTTCGGAAAGCCTAATGTAACGGTAATTGTTGTAGATGCCAGTAGGTTAGAGCGAAATCTAAATTTAGTATTGCAAATATTAGAGATTACAGATAAAGCAGTGTTATGCTTAAATCTTATGGATGAGGCCAAAAGAAATAACATTAAAATAGATGAAAGAACGCTCTCTAGAGATTTGGGAATACCAGTAGTGCCAACGAGTGCTCGATTTAACGAAGGGATTCCTGATTTAATACAAACGATTAGCGAAGTGGCTTCAGGAAAAATAATTTGTAAACCACATAGAATAAAAAATGTACCCAAAAAAATTGAAGATGCTGTTGAAAAGTTGAGTACAGAGATAAAAAAACAGTTTCCAACGATACCAAATAGTCGATGGATTGCCTTTAGATTGTTAGAAGGTGATAATCGTATTATAAAAGCGTTAAAAACAGGTGAATTTGCTTAA
- a CDS encoding nucleoside recognition domain-containing protein: MNKDEIENLITLSSDLRWKIGDDFHDSLAEGIYADASEISNASVSKDNEKKKFRLDAKIDRIVTSKTWGFPIMFLVLALILWITIIGANYPSAMLADVLLDVVHPFLKGLAASIGMPWWLDGFLIDGVYLAVAWVIAVMLPPMAIFFPLFTLLEDFGYLPRVAFNMDYLFKKSGAHGKQALTMSMGFGCNAAGVVATRIIDSPRERLIAIITNNFSLCNGRWPTQILIATIFIGAVVPSSLSTVASMSAVIGIAILGIFFMFLTSWALTKTVLKGEVSTFNLELPPYRPPRVLKTIYTSLIDRTLIVLWRAIVFAAPAGAVIWLISNIYIGNESIAAWTIDSLDSFGFLLGLNGVILLAYIVAIPANEIVIPTILMLTVLVTGVTGGEGAGVMFELDSVNATGDLLRSGGWTLLTAVNLMLFSLLHNPCSTTIYTIYKETNSLKWTTVATILPVIMGFVVTFLVAQIWRLF, translated from the coding sequence ATGAATAAAGACGAGATAGAAAATTTAATAACCTTATCTTCAGATTTACGCTGGAAAATCGGCGACGATTTTCACGATAGTTTAGCAGAAGGTATTTATGCTGATGCTTCTGAAATTTCAAATGCATCAGTAAGCAAAGATAATGAGAAGAAAAAGTTTCGTTTAGATGCGAAGATTGATAGAATTGTAACGAGTAAAACGTGGGGATTTCCAATCATGTTTTTAGTGTTGGCTTTGATATTATGGATTACAATTATAGGTGCTAATTACCCATCAGCTATGTTAGCTGATGTATTGTTAGATGTTGTTCATCCCTTTTTAAAAGGATTGGCAGCGAGTATAGGAATGCCGTGGTGGTTAGACGGATTTTTAATTGATGGTGTTTATTTAGCTGTTGCATGGGTTATTGCTGTAATGTTGCCGCCTATGGCTATCTTTTTTCCGTTATTTACATTGCTTGAAGATTTTGGATATTTACCCAGAGTAGCATTTAATATGGACTATTTGTTTAAAAAATCTGGAGCTCATGGTAAACAAGCATTAACGATGAGTATGGGTTTTGGCTGTAACGCTGCAGGGGTAGTAGCAACACGAATTATTGATAGTCCCAGAGAACGTTTGATCGCAATAATTACTAATAATTTTTCATTGTGTAATGGTCGTTGGCCTACTCAGATATTAATAGCTACAATTTTTATAGGTGCCGTAGTTCCTTCTTCACTTTCAACCGTAGCTTCTATGTCAGCCGTTATTGGAATTGCAATTTTAGGAATATTTTTTATGTTTTTAACATCTTGGGCTCTAACAAAAACGGTGTTAAAAGGAGAGGTTTCTACTTTTAATTTGGAATTACCACCTTATCGTCCTCCAAGAGTATTAAAAACAATTTATACTTCATTAATAGACAGAACTTTAATTGTTTTATGGAGAGCTATTGTTTTTGCGGCTCCGGCCGGTGCGGTAATATGGTTAATCTCAAATATTTATATAGGTAATGAAAGTATCGCCGCTTGGACTATAGATTCTTTAGATAGTTTTGGTTTTCTACTAGGTTTAAATGGAGTCATTTTATTGGCCTATATCGTAGCTATTCCAGCAAATGAAATTGTTATACCAACTATTTTAATGTTAACTGTTTTGGTTACTGGTGTTACAGGAGGTGAAGGTGCAGGAGTTATGTTTGAATTAGATTCAGTAAATGCCACAGGCGATTTATTACGATCAGGAGGTTGGACCTTACTTACAGCGGTTAATTTGATGTTATTTAGCTTGTTGCACAATCCGTGTAGTACAACTATTTATACCATATATAAAGAAACAAACAGTTTAAAATGGACAACCGTAGCCACAATTTTACCTGTAATTATGGGATTTGTAGTTACTTTTTTAGTTGCACAAATTTGGCGATTGTTTTGA